From the genome of Propionispora vibrioides, one region includes:
- a CDS encoding S-layer homology domain-containing protein, with product MRVNKKLVLSLIAAGILTTGTALANPFDDVPKGHWAYDAVQKLADAGIADGYNDNTFRGDRPMTRYEMAQVVGRAISHEKMANQEQKALIDKLSAEYSEELNSLGIRVNNLEKQTAGVKDLKISHWFQTENTYGNTTAKANDSMHEYELEYRMTFEKQISDKLSILHQLETKTYWDDFSAQNNNNFGRAYNNGNQESVFTRLAYVTYKPDTKNTLNFGKEAVWLAGGFLGDDYLRAVDYTTKLDDKTSLQMIHGRYETNANWPGLQATVDAGGNVNFSRSTQDTQINYVGINSKLGTVDVGAHYLTGNHALASNKETKILAVTAGANLGDSGVNLSGGFGRNSEADKDNEMYKLQLYKKLNKTDVFLQYWKQEANIDLPIENGNHTTFWGDEYNNFGHKGYRLILGHPVSTNCYAEAWYGDYKNLKSDEKGQKFGWDLTFSY from the coding sequence ATGCGAGTAAACAAAAAGTTAGTGCTAAGCCTGATTGCCGCCGGTATCTTGACGACCGGCACCGCCCTGGCTAATCCCTTCGACGATGTACCGAAAGGACACTGGGCTTATGACGCCGTGCAGAAGCTGGCCGATGCCGGTATTGCCGACGGGTACAATGACAACACCTTCCGTGGTGACCGGCCTATGACCCGGTACGAAATGGCTCAGGTGGTCGGCCGGGCTATTTCTCACGAAAAAATGGCCAACCAGGAGCAGAAAGCGTTGATTGACAAACTATCAGCCGAATATAGCGAGGAATTAAATAGTCTGGGCATTCGCGTAAACAATCTGGAAAAACAGACGGCCGGTGTAAAAGACCTGAAAATCAGCCATTGGTTCCAGACGGAAAATACCTATGGCAATACTACGGCCAAAGCCAACGATTCCATGCATGAATACGAGCTGGAATACCGGATGACTTTTGAAAAGCAGATCAGTGACAAATTGTCTATCTTGCACCAATTGGAAACCAAAACCTACTGGGATGATTTCAGCGCCCAAAACAATAACAACTTTGGCCGGGCCTATAACAACGGCAACCAGGAGAGTGTCTTCACCCGTCTGGCTTATGTGACCTATAAGCCGGATACCAAGAACACCCTGAACTTCGGTAAAGAGGCCGTCTGGCTGGCCGGTGGCTTCCTGGGCGATGACTACCTGCGGGCCGTTGACTACACGACCAAGCTGGACGATAAAACCAGTCTGCAGATGATCCATGGCCGGTATGAAACCAATGCCAACTGGCCGGGCTTGCAGGCGACAGTGGATGCCGGCGGCAATGTCAATTTCAGTCGCAGCACCCAGGATACCCAGATCAATTATGTCGGGATCAACTCCAAACTGGGTACGGTGGATGTAGGAGCTCATTACCTGACGGGTAATCACGCGCTGGCCAGCAATAAAGAAACTAAAATCCTTGCGGTAACAGCCGGCGCCAATTTGGGCGACAGCGGCGTCAACCTGTCGGGCGGTTTCGGCCGGAACAGCGAAGCCGATAAAGACAACGAAATGTATAAACTGCAGCTCTACAAAAAGCTGAATAAGACCGATGTATTCCTGCAATACTGGAAACAGGAAGCCAATATTGATCTGCCGATCGAAAATGGCAACCATACCACCTTCTGGGGCGATGAATACAATAACTTCGGTCATAAGGGCTATCGCCTGATTCTCGGTCATCCGGTAAGCACCAATTGCTATGCCGAAGCCTGGTACGGCGATTATAAAAACCTGAAAAGCGATGAGAAAGGGCAAAAATTCGGCTGGGATCTGACGTTTAGCTATTAA
- the lepB gene encoding signal peptidase I: MKLLTELGDWLYSILVALALALFINIFLFQPSLVVGQSMEPTLHDGQRIFLSKLSHTLGKLPNYGDIVTIDSRVLRERDWQDDMTDPLMNWVNLLTGKQPSHTVWVKRVIGKPGDTLEFKQGHIYRNGALLDEPYIKEPMRNVADKQITVPDGQLFVLGDNRNNSSDSRVIGPIPRNHVLGTMVFGL; encoded by the coding sequence ATGAAATTACTAACTGAACTCGGCGACTGGCTGTACAGCATTCTGGTCGCACTAGCCCTCGCCCTATTCATCAACATATTCCTGTTTCAGCCGTCTTTGGTCGTCGGACAGTCCATGGAGCCGACGCTGCACGACGGTCAGCGCATCTTTCTGTCCAAGCTCTCTCACACGCTGGGTAAGCTGCCCAACTACGGCGATATCGTCACCATCGACAGCCGCGTCCTCCGTGAACGGGACTGGCAAGACGATATGACCGATCCGTTAATGAACTGGGTCAATCTTTTAACAGGCAAACAGCCCAGTCATACCGTCTGGGTGAAACGGGTTATCGGCAAGCCCGGTGACACCCTGGAATTTAAGCAGGGACACATTTATCGCAACGGCGCGCTGCTGGACGAACCCTACATCAAAGAACCCATGCGCAATGTGGCCGACAAGCAGATTACCGTTCCCGACGGCCAGCTCTTCGTGCTGGGCGATAATCGCAACAACAGCAGTGACAGCCGCGTGATCGGTCCCATTCCCCGCAATCATGTCCTCGGCACTATGGTCTTTGGACTTTAG
- a CDS encoding ABC transporter permease produces MKRLWAILLKEFIQMRRDRLTFAMMVGLPVIQLLVFGFAINTDVKHLPTIVFDQSHRQEGRDLLASFTASDYFDIKYVADSFQDVNDTIEAGKAKVGIVLPPDFSENAKHGRSAAVQVIVDASDSMAASSAISTAQMIGQLKSQEILLRKMANNGITGMEQPYDIRIRPWYNPDFVSAFYMVPGILGIILTMTMVMITSMAIVREREQGTLEQLIVTPMKSYELMLGKIIPYVFVGYVQATLALLVGILVFDLPLRGSIGLLYALTTLFIIASLALGVLISTMARTQMQAMQMSFFIFLPSVLLSGFMFPREAMPTLFYCLGEVIPLTFYLEIMRGIVLKGIGLSFLWSQTLALITFIGLALTASIIKFQKKLG; encoded by the coding sequence ATGAAACGCCTCTGGGCTATTTTGCTGAAAGAATTTATTCAAATGCGGCGTGACCGGCTCACCTTTGCTATGATGGTCGGGCTGCCGGTCATTCAGCTGCTGGTGTTTGGCTTTGCCATCAACACGGATGTCAAGCATCTGCCAACCATTGTGTTTGATCAGTCCCACCGTCAGGAGGGGCGCGATTTGCTGGCGTCGTTTACGGCCAGTGATTATTTTGACATCAAATATGTGGCGGACAGTTTCCAGGATGTGAACGATACGATTGAGGCCGGCAAGGCCAAGGTGGGGATTGTCCTGCCGCCGGATTTCAGTGAAAATGCCAAGCATGGCCGCAGCGCCGCCGTACAGGTGATTGTCGACGCTTCCGACTCGATGGCCGCTTCGTCGGCGATCAGCACGGCGCAGATGATCGGCCAGCTTAAATCGCAGGAGATTTTGCTGCGCAAAATGGCGAATAACGGCATTACCGGAATGGAACAGCCCTATGATATCCGGATTAGACCCTGGTACAATCCCGATTTTGTTTCCGCTTTTTATATGGTGCCGGGGATTTTGGGCATTATCCTGACGATGACCATGGTGATGATTACGTCAATGGCGATTGTCCGGGAACGGGAGCAGGGGACACTGGAACAGCTTATTGTCACGCCGATGAAATCCTATGAGCTGATGCTGGGGAAAATAATCCCTTATGTATTTGTCGGCTATGTGCAGGCGACACTGGCCCTGTTGGTGGGCATCCTGGTCTTCGACCTGCCGCTGCGGGGCAGCATTGGCCTCTTATATGCCCTGACGACGCTCTTTATCATTGCCTCCCTGGCGTTGGGCGTGCTGATTTCCACGATGGCCAGAACGCAGATGCAGGCCATGCAGATGTCTTTTTTCATTTTTTTGCCCAGCGTTTTGTTGTCGGGCTTTATGTTTCCCCGCGAGGCCATGCCGACCTTGTTTTACTGCCTGGGTGAAGTGATTCCCCTGACTTTCTATCTGGAAATCATGCGTGGTATCGTGCTGAAGGGGATTGGCCTCTCCTTCCTCTGGAGCCAGACCTTGGCGCTCATTACTTTTATTGGCCTGGCGTTGACGGCGAGCATCATCAAGTTCCAGAAGAAGCTGGGTTGA
- a CDS encoding ABC transporter ATP-binding protein: MIRLEAVGKVFGGRQAVDAISLAVQPGEIFGLVGPDGAGKTTTIRMMTGVMTPSAGRITVLGEQDMERVKAHIGYVPQRFSLYGDLTVMENIRLMGALYGSSGREIELLANDILAMTQLLPFKERLAANLSGGMKQKLALAAGLMHQPKLLFLDEPTTGVDPVSRREFWQVLYRLNQTGTTVFVSTPYMDEAELCSRIAFMHNGSLTAVGTPQQLKEQYPYRIIELETNSKALKRQLAGVAIRDINSFGDKYHIVVDEYETVAAAIKQVLDSAGIPILAMREVKPVLEDVFVSLAGEGGS, translated from the coding sequence ATGATCAGGTTGGAGGCGGTCGGCAAGGTGTTCGGGGGCCGGCAAGCTGTCGATGCGATTTCTCTTGCGGTACAGCCCGGCGAGATTTTCGGGCTGGTCGGTCCCGACGGGGCCGGCAAGACGACGACCATCCGGATGATGACAGGAGTGATGACACCGTCGGCGGGACGCATTACCGTATTGGGCGAACAGGATATGGAACGGGTAAAAGCTCATATCGGTTATGTGCCGCAGCGGTTCAGCCTGTACGGCGATCTGACGGTAATGGAGAATATCCGGCTGATGGGCGCTTTATACGGTTCCTCCGGCCGGGAAATCGAGCTATTGGCAAATGACATCCTGGCCATGACCCAGTTGCTGCCGTTTAAGGAGCGGCTGGCAGCCAACCTGTCGGGCGGCATGAAGCAAAAGCTGGCACTGGCTGCCGGGTTGATGCACCAGCCTAAGCTGCTGTTTCTTGATGAGCCGACCACCGGCGTTGATCCGGTGTCGCGCCGGGAGTTTTGGCAAGTGCTGTACCGGCTGAACCAGACAGGAACGACGGTGTTTGTGTCAACGCCATACATGGATGAAGCCGAGCTTTGCAGCCGGATTGCCTTTATGCATAACGGTTCGCTGACGGCGGTGGGTACGCCGCAGCAGTTAAAGGAACAGTATCCGTACCGAATCATAGAACTGGAGACAAACAGTAAAGCCCTAAAAAGACAGTTGGCAGGTGTGGCTATTCGCGATATTAATTCGTTTGGCGACAAATATCACATTGTGGTGGATGAATATGAGACAGTCGCTGCGGCCATTAAGCAGGTGCTGGACTCTGCCGGCATTCCGATTCTGGCGATGCGGGAAGTAAAGCCGGTCCTGGAGGACGTCTTTGTTTCCTTAGCCGGTGAGGGGGGCTCATGA
- a CDS encoding ABC transporter ATP-binding protein has translation MMYAVTTHGLTKRFGDFTAVRDLNLQIEKGSIYGFLGPNGSGKSTTIKMLCGILEPSAGYGEILGIDLRKNRDAVKSQLGYMSQKFSLYDDLAVEENLQFYAGLYSLSTGERKKRIEEMLDMAGLTGRRQDLTASLSGGWKQRLALGCAILHKPSLLFLDEPTGGVDPRSRRLFWDIIYQLAAEGTTIMVTTHFMDEAEHCDRIGFIFEGDLIADDSPGNLKGALPGRLLEIPTDDPIALVQQMAKDNVPCLDRYPYGLTVHVLVTPEDLIRYESFAYRIINPSLEDVFVYYVQSRRKEGAR, from the coding sequence ATGATGTATGCCGTAACAACACACGGATTAACCAAGCGGTTTGGCGATTTTACTGCAGTGCGGGATTTGAATTTACAGATTGAAAAAGGCAGTATTTACGGTTTTCTGGGTCCCAACGGTTCGGGAAAGTCAACAACCATTAAAATGCTATGCGGTATTTTAGAGCCTTCAGCCGGTTATGGGGAAATTCTGGGAATTGACCTTAGAAAAAATCGCGATGCGGTTAAGAGCCAGTTGGGCTACATGTCACAAAAATTCAGCTTGTATGATGACCTCGCTGTAGAGGAAAATCTGCAATTTTATGCTGGGCTGTATAGTTTGTCCACGGGCGAACGGAAGAAGCGTATAGAGGAAATGCTGGACATGGCCGGGCTCACCGGACGCAGACAGGATCTGACAGCCAGTTTGTCCGGCGGCTGGAAACAGCGTCTGGCCTTAGGGTGTGCCATACTGCACAAGCCTTCCCTGCTGTTTCTGGATGAACCTACCGGCGGGGTTGATCCCCGTTCCCGGCGCCTGTTCTGGGATATTATTTATCAGCTTGCTGCAGAGGGTACCACCATTATGGTTACAACCCATTTTATGGATGAGGCGGAACATTGTGACCGGATTGGTTTTATCTTCGAAGGAGATCTGATTGCCGATGACAGTCCGGGAAATTTAAAGGGCGCTTTGCCCGGACGGCTGTTGGAAATTCCCACCGATGATCCGATTGCGCTGGTGCAGCAAATGGCAAAGGACAATGTACCCTGCCTGGACCGCTATCCCTATGGTTTAACGGTACATGTGCTGGTCACGCCGGAGGACCTGATACGGTATGAGTCTTTTGCTTACCGTATCATTAACCCTTCGTTGGAGGATGTATTTGTCTATTATGTTCAGTCCCGGCGAAAGGAGGGGGCACGATGA
- a CDS encoding aspartyl-phosphate phosphatase Spo0E family protein has product MLAEEIERMRRKLVKLGMEKGLQHPEVLAESRNLDVLIVKFLVRTVAATN; this is encoded by the coding sequence ATGTTAGCCGAAGAAATTGAAAGAATGCGTCGAAAATTGGTCAAACTGGGGATGGAGAAAGGGTTGCAGCATCCGGAGGTTCTGGCGGAAAGCCGGAATTTGGATGTTTTAATCGTTAAATTTCTGGTACGGACCGTGGCAGCGACGAACTGA
- a CDS encoding ASCH domain-containing protein, protein MYALNFQSPNHKKLLLERKKNCTVRLGDVSDVYLENSVVWITVGKPFQSKRKLYTAIIDRVLTKKFSELTTHDLDHQNPEIETVDELAVFFEKVYQKSISLEDIVTVIYFSEIIDE, encoded by the coding sequence ATGTATGCACTTAACTTTCAGTCACCTAATCACAAAAAGCTGTTGCTGGAACGCAAAAAGAACTGTACTGTCCGCCTGGGCGATGTGAGTGACGTATATTTGGAAAATTCGGTTGTCTGGATTACTGTAGGCAAGCCTTTTCAATCCAAACGCAAATTATATACCGCCATTATTGACCGGGTGCTGACCAAAAAATTCTCCGAACTGACCACCCATGACCTAGATCATCAAAATCCGGAAATTGAAACCGTTGACGAGCTGGCGGTCTTCTTTGAAAAAGTATATCAAAAATCCATCAGCCTGGAAGATATCGTCACCGTCATTTACTTCTCCGAAATCATTGACGAATAA
- a CDS encoding HlyD family secretion protein, with the protein MINRKFLAGLLCFALLAGAAGYKLMRQTEKGITATGTIEVTRADITPKVGGYLTELLLEAGDSVENGKVVARISRSDLEAQLLRDEAALTKAQVQLQDLVKGSREQEKTASTADMAAAQSVFDKAKHDLERYTVLYHQGAIAAQQLESIRSAYDVAYNSLVAAQAKSSLTEEGNRPDEIQAQQEEVKRCQAIVDASRSAVADTVITSPLTGLVLTKNFEQGEYVNAGAPIATVGDMNDCWVKVYVPSAQLALIAVGQAAEVKVDAFPDRVFAGTIKEISSNAEFNPRQSITQRERANLVFAVKVKVDNAEGILKPGLPADVIIP; encoded by the coding sequence ATGATCAACCGTAAATTTCTTGCCGGTTTGCTTTGCTTTGCGCTGCTTGCCGGAGCGGCAGGCTATAAGCTGATGCGACAGACGGAAAAGGGCATCACGGCTACCGGAACGATTGAGGTCACCCGGGCGGATATTACTCCTAAGGTAGGCGGCTATCTTACCGAGCTATTGTTAGAGGCCGGTGATTCGGTGGAAAACGGCAAGGTAGTGGCCCGCATCTCCCGGTCCGATCTGGAAGCCCAGCTTTTACGGGATGAGGCGGCGCTGACCAAAGCCCAAGTACAGCTTCAGGATTTGGTGAAGGGGTCCCGGGAGCAGGAGAAAACCGCGTCGACAGCCGATATGGCTGCCGCCCAGTCGGTATTTGACAAGGCGAAGCATGATCTGGAACGCTATACCGTTCTCTACCACCAGGGTGCTATTGCCGCCCAGCAATTGGAGAGCATCCGTTCCGCTTATGACGTGGCCTACAATTCGCTGGTGGCGGCCCAGGCCAAGAGCAGCCTGACCGAGGAAGGCAACCGGCCGGACGAAATCCAGGCGCAGCAGGAAGAGGTCAAACGGTGTCAGGCCATTGTCGACGCCAGCCGGTCAGCGGTAGCCGACACAGTGATCACCAGTCCGTTAACGGGGCTGGTGTTAACCAAGAACTTTGAACAGGGCGAGTATGTTAACGCAGGAGCACCCATTGCGACAGTGGGGGATATGAACGACTGCTGGGTCAAAGTATATGTTCCTTCGGCCCAGTTGGCGCTGATTGCCGTGGGGCAGGCGGCCGAGGTCAAAGTGGACGCCTTTCCCGACCGGGTGTTTGCGGGCACCATCAAGGAGATCAGCAGCAATGCTGAATTTAATCCCCGCCAAAGCATCACACAGCGGGAGCGGGCCAATCTGGTTTTTGCCGTCAAGGTCAAAGTGGATAACGCCGAGGGCATTTTAAAGCCGGGGCTGCCGGCAGATGTGATCATCCCATGA